The Anaerolineales bacterium DNA segment CGACATGAAGGTGCGGGTGTTGAACACGCTGCGAAGTACGGGACTGGACAGCCCGGGAGACACACCGGAAGACCATATCACCCCCGAACCGGAGTGGGTCCCGCTTTCGGAGTAAGATGTCGTGAGTAACAAAGCGTTGTTCGAAGGGCTCGTCATCGACGAATACGACCGCCCCGTCGATGTCGCCATCGTGGGCGGTGAGGCATTCTACGTCGTCGATGATGATGGATTCCAGCGTCACATCGAAAGCGAGCACGTCGACCGCCAGGTGCTCGAACATTTCCGTGAGATGATTGAGGGCCACGAAGACCTGGTGACCGAGGGCACCATGGATATGATCGGTCAGGACGATATCTTTACCAAGGCCATGATCGAAAATCAACTCAAGAACATGGCTTCCCAATTCGATGCCATTCTCGAACAAGGTCTGCCGGACGAAGCCCGAGCGTATCTGGGCATGCTCGGTTTCCGCGTAGTCATCGATATGCGCGGGGATGTCGTTCGAGTCGACCAGCCGCAGGCGCCAGAATCCGGGGAACCCTACGATTGATGCGGTAAACACGACCCATTTGTAATAAGCAACCCGGGCTCCGCGTTTCGGACGAGCGCCGGGATGCTGGAGCATCTTCATGAAGGACGGTGCTAGAGTATAATCGTATGCAACATTGTGTAAATTGGAGTGCGTCGTGACTCTGTCCGAATATATTCTCGACGTTTCTGAGGGAACTTTTGAAAACGATGTGCTCATGCGTTCCCATGAGACTCCCGTCATCGTGGATTTCTGGGCCGAATGGTGTGCGCCCTGTAAGATGCTCGGACCACTGCTGGAGCGTCTGGCGAACGAATGGGGCGGCTCGTTCTTGTTGGCGAAGGTCGACGTCGATGAAAACCCGAATTTAGCCATTCGCTACGGCGTCCAGGGAATCCCGGCCGTCAAGGCGATCCAAAATGGGGAAGTCGTTTCCGAATTTGTTGGTGCGCAGCCCGAATCGATAGTACGAAGATTCGTTCAAAACCTGGTGCCCAGTGAGGCGGACAAGGCCGTCGCTGAAGCACAATCCTTGCTGGCTACGCGGCATTGGCCGGAAGCCGAAGATGCTTTTCGCGAGGTGCTCGAGCAGGACGAGAGCAACGCCACCGCGGCGTTGGGTTTGGTGAAAAGCTTGCTCATGCAAGGCAAGGGGAAGGAATCGGGCGAGATCCTGGCCGACTTTCCGGCCGGAACGGAATGGCCGGTTGCAGAGAGTCTGAGACCGTTGGCGGATGCACTCGTCGAAGCCGAGGGAGCCGAGCAGTCAGCCGATGAGGAAACGCTCAGTGCGCGCCTGCATCGTGCGGCAAATCTGATTGCGCGCGGCAATCTACCGGCCGCGATGGACGGTCTGCTGGACATCCTGCGTGAGGATAAAACCTACCGCGGCGGTCTTCCCAAACAGATCATGCTGGCGCTGTTCGTGTTATTGGGGGATCAAGATCCGTTGACGCGAGAATATCGAGAAGAACTCGCTTCCGTTCTATTCTGATCGCTGCTTTTTACCGCCGGATTTCGATCATTTTCCGGTGGATGTTGGTTATTGGGGAGGTTCCAGAATCAACGTCCCCCAGGTCGTGGGATCGGTCGCGCGGCGCGTGTTGACGTTGGAGATCATCGACTGCCAGGTGGAGACGCCCACGGTGTCGTTATCAGAGAGCGACAGGGCGAAGCCGAAATGGCTGCCTGCCGTGGGGGTCAATCCAAATGCCGACCAGGGAATCTTTGCTTCCAGATTGTAGTCGTTTCCATCTTTCTGAGCGGCGATGTCCGCGCTGCTGACCCAGGCTTCCAGGCTTCGCGGGAACCAGCGATAGACTTCGGGATCAAGAGAACCGAAGTTGCCTGGCGAGAGACCGATCTGGTAATCGTCCTGGCTCATGGTGGCGGTGTAAAAATCACCGGCCAGGTCGGTGTCGAGTTGGATTTCGACGTCGTCACCTTTATACATGTAGCGTCCCCACGAAGTCTGTACGAAAGTATCGTCCGTCCGCTTCAATCCGATATAGAGATAATCCGCATCCCAGGCGAGGTAGAACGTCGCCGATGCGTCGCTCGGTCCGCTCCAGCCGCTTCCTGCGTACGGAACGGTTTCGTCCGCCGTATATGCCGTCGTGGTCCACTCGCCCAGGTCGCCGTCGATCGTGATCGTGGCCGTGCGATAAGCGGCGATAACCTGGGTGCCGTTCGATCTCGAATCAAGGGTGCTCGATGTGGCATCGGGGATGCTCGTGTCGAACGGCGTTTCATCCGATTCCTCGGGTGTGGTTGTTGCCGTGGCTTGTTGGTCTTCGGGAGGTGTGAGCGGCGTCTCGCCGGTGAGCACGACGACCGGTGTGTCCGTGGGAGACTCTACGTAGGGAGTCGATGGAGTGGAGAAAATGGCCGTGTGGGTTAAATTCGGCGTGGGAAACGAAAAAGGAGTAGGTGATGCGGCGCCAGGCAGGGTGCATGATACGATGCTGGATGCAAGCATGAAGTACAGCAGCAGACGTGCGGACTTTCGCATGTGTTCCCTCCGGCAGGGCGAAAGAGCCAACTGCTTCCGATTGTACAACGTTAATTCCTGCCAGGAAACCAATCTAAACCCGAGCCTTCAATAAAGCATCATGCAGCACCTTTTTCGTCCGTGCTGGATGAAGATCGATTATCTTGACACAACCATAGTTGTATATATACTAGCTAGTAGTTAGATATAGAACAACTATTATAACTGCAAGTAGAATCTGTAGCTGAAGATGGTACTTGATGATCCAGAAGCGGATTCTCGGCAGTATAAGGAGACAGGAACTATGCGATTGAGTCCACGTGAGTTCAAGGGAATGCAAAGTGCGTTACGCCGTTACCTGCAACGCACGATCGAGTATCCAAAATTCAAACGTATGGGGTTGACTCAGGAGAATCAATCGATACTGGAAATCGGATGCGGCTCGGGATATGGTGCTGCGTTGCTGCTCTCCCTGAACCCTGTGAAGTACGTCGGGGTCGACCTGATGTCAGAACAGATCGAACTTGCACAGCAACGCAATCTACCCAATTGTGAGTTTCTGGTCCGTGATGCTTCTGATTTGAGTGAATTTGACGATGGGAGCTGGGACACCGTCGTCGTTTTTGGTGTTCTCCATCACATCCCTGCTTGGCGAAGTGTGATCGATGAGATACGCCGTTTATTGCGGCCGGGGGGGATTTTGTTCATCGAAGAACCGGATCTCGATGTGATTCGTATTTGGGATCGATTGTTTCATTGGGGTCATCCAACTGCGTTCGGCTTGAAAAACTTCGAGGAATACGTCAAAGCTGTCGGATTGTCCATCGAGGAAAAAAGCAGATTGATTGCAGGCTTTTTCGCATACCGAATCGTAAGATCCGAATAACCGAAAGATTGTGCGTTGAAGTCGATCAAGGTTTCTGCGCAGGTATGCGGGGACATGAGCACACCTGAATTCTGATCCCTGTTTCTGTCGATCACTTTAGATGGTTTGTGGGGCGGGTGGGATTCGAACCCACACGCTCTCGCGAGCAGAGGATTTTAAGTCCCCGGCGTCTGCCAATTCCGCCACCGCCCCGAACTGATGTTATTGTAGCCGGACAGGGCGAAGCGTCAAGGTGCCGTTCAACGACCGTACGGGCATTTTACACTTCATCCTCTGGTCCAACCTGTAGGAAATTGGGATTTACGGCGGAGTTTTCCCCATTGAATTGGACGCCATGGCGTGAGTGGCGCTATGCTATAATGCCAAACGGAGTCGAAAAATGCTGAAATCGCTTACGCGCATTTTCGGGGGCGATCCCATCCGGCGGCAGCTCGAGAGTTACAGCGATGCTGTGGCCCGGATCGACGCCCTCGAAAAAGAGATGAAAACGCTTTCCGACGAGGCTTTACGAGCGAAGACGGATGAATTCCGTTCGCGCCTGGTAGATGGAGAGACGCTCGACGAACTGCTTGCGGAGGCTTTCGCAGTCGTACGGGAAGTGTCCGTGCGTACTGTCGGATTGCGTCATTACGATGTCCAGTTGATCGGCGGCATCGTACTGCACGAAGGTAAAATCGCAGAAATGAAAACGGGTGAGGGCAAGACGCTCGTGGCGACGCTGCCCATCTATCTCAACGCTCTGGCCGGCAAGGGAGTCCATCTGATCACGGTCAACGATTATCTTGCCCGCCGTGACGCGCGTTGGATGGGTCCGATTTTCGATTTTCTCGGCCTCAGCGTCGGTGTGCTGCAGACCGCCTCGCGTTCGGAAGGGGGACGTAAAGCGTTGATGTACGCACCGGAGAAGGAATCCTCGCAGGAAGACGTCCACCAACTCGAACTCGTGGACCGCAAGCTGGCCTACACCGCCGATGTGACCTACGGCACGAACAACGAGTTTGGGTTCGATTACCTGCGCGACAACATGGCGCGCACTTTGGAGGCGCGCTCGCAGCGGGGACATCACTACGCCATCCTCGACGAGGTGGACAACATCCTCATCGACGAGGCGCGCACGCCGCTGATCATTTCCGGGCCCGCACAGGAAGATCCGGAAATGTACATCCAGATGGCGGCCGTGGTGAAGCAGATGAACGCCG contains these protein-coding regions:
- a CDS encoding sugar-binding protein, which codes for MRKSARLLLYFMLASSIVSCTLPGAASPTPFSFPTPNLTHTAIFSTPSTPYVESPTDTPVVVLTGETPLTPPEDQQATATTTPEESDETPFDTSIPDATSSTLDSRSNGTQVIAAYRTATITIDGDLGEWTTTAYTADETVPYAGSGWSGPSDASATFYLAWDADYLYIGLKRTDDTFVQTSWGRYMYKGDDVEIQLDTDLAGDFYTATMSQDDYQIGLSPGNFGSLDPEVYRWFPRSLEAWVSSADIAAQKDGNDYNLEAKIPWSAFGLTPTAGSHFGFALSLSDNDTVGVSTWQSMISNVNTRRATDPTTWGTLILEPPQ
- a CDS encoding class I SAM-dependent methyltransferase gives rise to the protein MRLSPREFKGMQSALRRYLQRTIEYPKFKRMGLTQENQSILEIGCGSGYGAALLLSLNPVKYVGVDLMSEQIELAQQRNLPNCEFLVRDASDLSEFDDGSWDTVVVFGVLHHIPAWRSVIDEIRRLLRPGGILFIEEPDLDVIRIWDRLFHWGHPTAFGLKNFEEYVKAVGLSIEEKSRLIAGFFAYRIVRSE
- a CDS encoding tetratricopeptide repeat protein; the encoded protein is MTLSEYILDVSEGTFENDVLMRSHETPVIVDFWAEWCAPCKMLGPLLERLANEWGGSFLLAKVDVDENPNLAIRYGVQGIPAVKAIQNGEVVSEFVGAQPESIVRRFVQNLVPSEADKAVAEAQSLLATRHWPEAEDAFREVLEQDESNATAALGLVKSLLMQGKGKESGEILADFPAGTEWPVAESLRPLADALVEAEGAEQSADEETLSARLHRAANLIARGNLPAAMDGLLDILREDKTYRGGLPKQIMLALFVLLGDQDPLTREYREELASVLF